One part of the Glycine soja cultivar W05 chromosome 11, ASM419377v2, whole genome shotgun sequence genome encodes these proteins:
- the LOC114373374 gene encoding late embryogenesis abundant protein At1g64065-like, which yields MASRGLKICLAVSLLLLIIFTIAIVTLFMTIFKPKNPEITVHPVGLEDFQSSFSPNLTLNVTLGMIITIRNPNYGSFQYINSTSYVKFHDTVVAEVPIEAELVPARSQINVNTSADFMVAKLINDPNFLSDVLGGTLNFTSTIALPGKARTTFVLEYIYAFFGIKEYAGIMYK from the exons ATGGCTTCTAGAGGCCTAAAAATTTGCTTGGCTGTGTCTCTACTCTTGTTGATCATTTTTACAATTGCAATTGTGACCTTATTTATGACCATCTTTAAGCCCAAAAATCCTGAAATCACTGTCCACCCTGTTGGTCTAGAAGACTTTCAATCTTCCTTTTCACCCAATTTGACCCTAAATGTGACTCTAGGCATGATAATTACTATAAGAAATCCAAACTATGGAAGCTTCCAGTACATAAACTCCACTAGTTATGTGAAATTTCATGATACCGTGGTAGCTGAAGTTCCAATTGAAGCAGAGTTAGTCCCAGCACGTAGCCAAATTAATGTGAACACTTCAGCAGATTTTATGGTAGCAAAGTTAATCAATGATCCTAATTTTTTGTCAGATGTTCTAGGTGGAACTTTGAATTTCACATCAACAATTGCACTTCCTGGGAAAGCCC GAACTACATTTGTATTGGAGTATATATATGCCTTCTTTGGCATTAAAGAATATGCCGGTATCATGTACAAGTAG
- the LOC114373373 gene encoding uncharacterized protein LOC114373373, translated as MSLLFLIIVAIVIVALFFTIFRPKDPNIIVHPVGFENFNPSLLTNVTANVSLGMLITIENSNYENFEYPNATGYIKFHDTVVGQVPIVGELVPPRSQINVNTSANFMVAKLINDPNFLSDFLSGIVNFTSTASLPGKAHMLKIIKFKATVYSSCDISLNITSRNVDSKCISKIKL; from the coding sequence ATGTCTCTTCTCTTCTTGATCATTGTTGCTATTGTGATTGTTGCATTGTTTTTTACCATCTTTAGACCCAAGGATCCTAACATCATTGTCCACCCCGTTGGCTTCGAAAACTTTAACCCTTCCCTCTTAACCAATGTGACCGCGAATGTGAGCCTCGGCATGCTTATCACTATCGAGAATTCAAACTATGAAAACTTTGAGTACCCAAATGCCACTGGTTATATCAAATTCCATGACACCGTTGTGGGCCAAGTTCCAATTGTGGGAGAGTTGGTCCCACCGCGAAGCCAGATTAATGTGAACACTTCGGCAAATTTCATGGTAGCAAAGTTAATCAATGACCCCAATTTTTTGTCAGATTTTCTAAGTGGAATTGTGAATTTCACATCAACAGCTTCACTGCCCGGGAAAGCGCATATGCTAAAGATTATCAAATTCAAGGCCACAGTTTATAGCTCGTGTGACATCTCTCTTAATATAACCTCTAGGAATGTTGATTCCAAATGCATATCCAAGATCAAGCTTTGA